In Euphorbia lathyris chromosome 10, ddEupLath1.1, whole genome shotgun sequence, a single genomic region encodes these proteins:
- the LOC136209484 gene encoding F-box protein At5g03100-like, with amino-acid sequence MAERSGASTVVSEGNEGEKHNSIDDTAERKSKRLKCDEKDDQDFISELPDCLIQHILSFLPSTKHAIRTSILSKRWLNQWTYLPTLIFKSNGMSIENFSDFIDDALSFYNFWKINKFVINSRGSHTGELRHKLTRWIRFATRRDVKELILECENQDIEDLLEDYDLPLLLFKNAFLVKLKTYGFIFRPREGKVNWASLKALHIGYAYLPNQGIENVLYGSPVIEFLELCNCNGFEDLVIASKSLKTFRMIQSGDHTSAIEISCPNLEKLEMLGELRFKSLKFKALPSSVCVTLNFQNDIGLHNLGNDKLKWVKEFLLQFQHVEELKLGPWFLMFLSLAVLRGESTLLLNNKCLTVISSVSEVTQPGLPMSQLRFSLLEKLVLQLHPEEHCDLVLMGSRSSTRMGKNYSVKFGVFDSLVSHLKTVEIVGLHYLWSNGGGEHKDTVRFIRLLFTNARMLEKIVLVEAPGRGMIFAHHLCKKLSCIPKASPHVIVEVACLKRHGSDWDKVEC; translated from the exons ATGGCGGAAAGGAGTGGAGCTTCCACTGTGGTAAGCGAGGGAAATGAAGGCGAAAAGCACAACTCAATTGATGATACTGctgaaagaaaaagcaaaagatTGAAGTGCGACGAAAAAGATGATCAAGATTTCATCAGTGAGTTACCCGATTGCCTCATCCAACACATTCTCTCATTTCTCCCTTCAACTAAACACGCAATTAGGACGAGCATTTTGTCGAAGAGGTGGCTAAATCAATGGACCTATCTTCCAACTCTCATTTTCAAATCCAATGGTATGTCTATTGAAAACTTCTCCGATTTTATTGATGATGCCCTAAGTTTCTATAATTTCtggaaaatcaataaatttgtcaTCAATTCACGCGGTTCCCACACGGGTGAGCTGCGTCATAAATTGACTAGGTGGATCCGTTTCGCCACAAGAAGAGATGTGAAAGAGCTCATTTTGGAATGTGAAAATCAAGACATTGAAGATCTTCTTGAGGACTATGACTTGCCTCTACTCCTATTCAAGAATGCTTTCTTGGTTAAATTGAAGACATATGGTTTTATTTTTAGGCCAAGAGAGGGGAAAGTAAATTGGGCATCTCTAAAGGCTTTGCATATAGGTTATGCGTACTTACCTAATCAAGGGATTGAAAATGTTTTGTATGGCAGTCCTGTGATTGAATTTTTGGAATTATGCAACTGCAATGGGTTTGAAGATCTTGTCATTGCTTCTAAATCTTTAAAAACGTTTCGTATGATTCAATCTGGAGACCACACTAGTGCTATTGAAATCTCATGTCCTAATCTggagaaattggaaatgttggGGGAGTTGCGCTTTAAGTCTCTTAAGTTTAAGGCTTTGCCATCTTCAGTTTGTGTTACTTTGAATTTTCAGAATGATATAGGCTTGCATAATCTTGGCAATGATAAATTGAAATGGGTTAAGGAGTTCCTTTTGCAGtttcaacatgttgaggagctAAAACTTGGACCTTGGTTTTTGATG TTTCTGTCACTTGCTGTGTTGAGAGGTGAATCAACTCTATTGTTAAACAACAAATGCTTGACTGTGATTAGTTCTGTTTCGGAAGTGACACAACCTGGACTCCCTATGTCGCAACTCAGATTTTCCTTACTTGAGAAATTAGTTCTACAGTTGCATCCAGAGGAACATTGTGATCTTGTTCTG ATGGGAAGCCGAAGCTCTACAAGGATGGGAAAGAACTACTCGGTAAAATTCGGTGTATTTGATAGTTTAGTATCACATCTAAAAACTGTTGAGATTGTTGGCCTCCATTATCTATGGAGTAATGGTGGTGGTGAACATAAGGATACGGTCAGATTTATTAGGCTTCTATTCACTAATGCTAGGATGTTGGAGAAAATAGTGTTAGTTGAAGCTCCTGGACGAGGGATGATTTTTGCGCATCACCTTTGCAAGAAACTGTCATGCATTCCGAAAGCTTCCCCGCATGTTATTGTTGAAGTTGCATGTTTAAAGCGGCATGGTTCTGATTGGGATAAAGTTGAATGTTGA